The region GATGCAGGTTGAGCGGGTGGCCACAAGGTGGGCAATGGCCATGAAGTACTCATCCCACCCGGGCCGAGTCCTCTCGCTCTTCATAAGCGCAGATTTTGGCCACTCTTCGGGCATGACGATCCCCCTGGAAATCACTCTCAAGCCACACCTTCACAATCTCCCGGGCAAGCCCCACCCCGATAACCCGCTCCCCCATGGTGAGGACATTCGCGTTATTGTGCTCCCGGGAAGCTCGAGCCGAGAAAACATCATGGCACAGAGCTGCCCGAACACCCCGAACCTTGTTCGCCGCAATGGACATGCCCACTCCTGTCCCACAGATGAGAATGCCCCGGTCTCCCCTACCCCGGGCAACATCCTCGGCAACCCGAAAGGCGATGTCGGGGTAGTCAGAAGGCGTGTCCTCGTACACCCCGTAGTCCTCAACCTCATGGCCCAGGGAGGCGATGTAGGCTTTCAGGTCCTCCTTGAGCCTGAAACCCGCATGATCACATCCGATGAGAATACGCATCCTTTCTCCTCCTCAGCTGGAGCACGCTTGCTCGAAC is a window of Candidatus Caldatribacterium sp. DNA encoding:
- the rpiB gene encoding ribose 5-phosphate isomerase B; the protein is MRILIGCDHAGFRLKEDLKAYIASLGHEVEDYGVYEDTPSDYPDIAFRVAEDVARGRGDRGILICGTGVGMSIAANKVRGVRAALCHDVFSARASREHNNANVLTMGERVIGVGLAREIVKVWLESDFQGDRHARRVAKICAYEEREDSARVG